A part of bacterium genomic DNA contains:
- a CDS encoding ABC transporter permease, which yields MDIRESIRIASIDIRLNKLRTFLSMLGIIIGIASVIIIVALGNGLKYKIINQFSGLGANRIYIHAGWDAETQRIGEITLNDISAIRSLSGITDVTPEVNWNTEVKGATKTQPMEIRGVAPDYFIINNLRLDSGRTLTAPDLELRQRVCVLKSESALSLFSEDTAAKTMNYASILGRTIKLGGVRFEIVGVLAKSDQGQIFGTSPNTIFVPVTILLRSAQTKNIPTISVQITDIQETKKIGNKIVNLLKERHGGKGRYHVFNPEDIQKEINIALNVFTGVIGAIGGLSLLVGGIGIMNIMLASVAERTREIGIRKAIGAKRRDILFQFLIEAGTISGCGGVIGIILGIPLAKSIDILTRGEIPSAILPSSIIIAFVFSVFVGMFFGIYPASKAANLNPIEALHYE from the coding sequence ATGGATATTCGAGAGAGCATTAGAATCGCTAGTATAGATATTCGGTTGAATAAACTCCGCACCTTCCTTTCGATGCTAGGCATCATTATTGGGATAGCGTCAGTGATAATTATCGTTGCGCTTGGAAACGGATTAAAATATAAAATTATCAACCAGTTTTCCGGACTTGGCGCAAACCGGATCTATATCCATGCTGGATGGGACGCTGAAACACAACGGATAGGTGAAATAACTTTAAATGATATAAGCGCAATCCGTTCTCTTTCCGGCATAACCGATGTTACGCCAGAAGTGAACTGGAATACCGAAGTTAAAGGAGCAACGAAAACCCAGCCGATGGAGATTCGTGGTGTCGCCCCGGATTATTTTATTATTAACAATTTACGTCTTGATTCCGGTAGAACGTTAACTGCTCCCGACCTGGAGTTACGACAACGTGTCTGCGTGTTGAAATCGGAAAGTGCATTATCGTTGTTCAGCGAAGATACTGCAGCTAAAACAATGAATTATGCTTCTATTCTCGGGAGGACAATTAAACTCGGTGGAGTTAGGTTTGAAATCGTCGGGGTTTTAGCCAAATCCGACCAAGGACAGATTTTTGGGACTAGTCCGAACACCATTTTTGTCCCGGTAACCATTTTATTACGGAGTGCACAGACCAAGAATATCCCAACAATTTCAGTTCAGATAACGGATATTCAAGAAACGAAAAAAATCGGGAATAAAATTGTAAATCTGTTAAAAGAACGACATGGCGGAAAAGGACGATATCACGTTTTCAACCCAGAAGATATTCAGAAAGAGATTAATATCGCATTGAATGTATTCACCGGAGTTATCGGCGCAATCGGCGGATTATCTTTATTGGTTGGCGGAATCGGGATAATGAATATTATGCTAGCATCCGTTGCCGAACGTACCCGGGAGATTGGGATTCGCAAAGCGATTGGTGCAAAACGGCGTGATATTTTATTTCAATTCCTGATAGAAGCAGGGACAATCAGTGGATGTGGCGGAGTGATTGGGATTATCCTTGGAATACCGCTCGCCAAATCAATTGATATATTAACGCGGGGAGAAATCCCGTCAGCGATTCTGCCAAGTTCAATTATCATTGCGTTTGTATTTTCAGTTTTTGTCGGTATGTTTTTCGGCATTTATCCTGCTTCAAAAGCTGCTAACCTAAATCCAATCGAAGCGCTCCATTATGAATAG